From Apium graveolens cultivar Ventura chromosome 9, ASM990537v1, whole genome shotgun sequence, the proteins below share one genomic window:
- the LOC141683943 gene encoding CASP-like protein 2B2: MSYLGVGVSPGNVPVHHGNDLKVFDKRVRLGELILRCVICILALLAALLIASDTQVKKIFSIQKKAQFTDMKALVFLVIANGIAAAYSMVHVLRCIVSMVRGTVIFSKPLAWAIFSGDQIMTYLCLTATSSALQGALFAKLGEPTLQWMKVCTMYGKFCNQVGEGIASAVIASLSMVILSTVSAFSLFRLYGNNKDKNNARW, encoded by the exons ATGAGTTATTTAGGAGTTGGAGTGAGTCCTGGAAATGTACCAGTACATCATGGAAATGATTTGAAGGTGTTTGATAAGAGAGTTAGGCTTGGAGAGTTGATATTGAGATGTGTTATTTGCATTTTGGCTCTTCTTGCTGCTCTTCTTATAGCTTCTGATACTCAGGTCAAGAAAATCTTCTCCATCCAGAAGAAAGCTCAGTTTACAGATATGAAGGCTCTTGT ATTCTTGGTGATAGCAAATGGGATAGCTGCAGCCTACTCAATGGTGCATGTGTTGAGGTGTATAGTAAGCATGGTTAGAGGAACAGTGATTTTCAGCAAGCCCTTGGCTTGGGCTATTTTCTCTGGTGATCAG ATAATGACATACTTGTGCCTAACAGCAACTTCATCGGCCTTGCAAGGAGCATTGTTCGCAAAACTGGGGGAGCCAACGTTGCAATGGATGAAGGTATGCACCATGTATGGAAAATTCTGTAACCAAGTTGGGGAAGGAATAGCGAGCGCTGTAATTGCGAGCCTTAGCATGGTGATCCTCTCCACAGTATCAGCTTTTAGCTTGTTTCGACTGTATGGGAATAACAAGGACAAGAACAATGCTAGATGGTAG